One stretch of Zingiber officinale cultivar Zhangliang chromosome 6B, Zo_v1.1, whole genome shotgun sequence DNA includes these proteins:
- the LOC121990205 gene encoding alpha-humulene synthase-like yields the protein MEKQSTTLVASNEDIVRKTSKYHPSILGDYFIHHTTPALTKVSIRAKELKEQIKNLFRETSDILQIMNLIDVIQLLGLDYHFEKEIDVALSLISKHDVKNYELYETSLWFRLLRQHGFYVPPDVFNKFKDEEGNFMSTLNEDVKGLLSLYNVAYLRIHGEHILDEAILFTKNRLASLLDELKQPLVILVSLFLETPLCQRNKRLLARKYIPIYQEEERPNEAVLEFAKLDFNLLQSLHQEELKRISIWWNDLALAKSLNFARDRIVECYYWIHNVHFEPQYSRVRLICSKVISLVSLMDDIYDNYSTLQESQLLTDAIQRWEPQAIDEVPEYLKDFYLQLLRTFKEFENELESDEKYRISFLKDEIKALSRSYFIEAKWGIEKYVPTLEEHLSNSLVTAAYRLLICASYVGMDQVASKEVFEWVASFPKIIKASSMIGRLMDDVTSHELEQQREHAASTVECYMKEFATDEKEAYKNLMEMVEDAWKDHNKECLDPTQVPRLLIEKIVNFSRVIEEFYKYTDTYTDSKTRMKDNVNILLVESVLI from the exons ATGGAGAAGCAATCTACCACCCTGGTTGCTAGCAATGAAGATATAGTTcgtaaaacatcaaaatatcatcCGAGTATTTTGGGCGATTATTTCATCCACCACACTACTCCTGCTCTCACAAAG GTGTCGATTAGAGCAAAAGAGCTAAAGGAGCAAATAAAGAACTTGTTTCGAGAAACCAGTGACATATTGCAAATTATGAATTTGATCGATGTAATTCAGTTGCTCGGATTGGATTATCATTTTGAGAAAGAAATAGATGTGGCGCTAAGTTTAATTTCTAAGCATGATGTTAAGAACTATGAACTTTATGAAACTTCTCTCTGGTTTCGATTACTTAGGCAACATGGTTTCTATGTGCCTCCAG ATGTTTTTAACAAGTTCAAGGATGAGGAAGGAAACTTCATGTCAACCTTGAATGAAGATGTGAAGGGATTATTAAGCTTATACAATGTAGCTTACCTTAGAATACATGGGGAGCATATACTTGATGAAGCCATATTGTTTACAAAGAATAGACTTGCATCGTTGTTGGATGAACTTAAACAACCTTTAGTGATATTGGTGTCTCTTTTCCTTGAAACACCACTATGCCAAAGAAATAAACGGCTCTTGGCAAGAAAATATATTCCTATTTATCAAGAGGAGGAAAGGCCAAATGAAGCAGTATTAGAGTTTGCAAAGTTAGATTTTAATCTACTACAATCTCTTCATCAAGAGGAACTAAAGAGAATTTCAAT ATGGTGGAATGATCTAGCTCTTGCTAAATCACTAAACTTTGCCCGTGATCGAATTGTGGAATGTTATTATTGGATACATAATGTGCACTTTGAGCCTCAGTATTCTCGTGTAAGATTAATTTGTAGCAAGGTTATTTCATTGGTGTCACTTATGGATGACATATATGATAATTATAGCACATTACAAGAAAGTCAACTATTAACTGATGCAATTCAAAG GTGGGAACCTCAAGCCATTGATGAAGTACCAGAATACTTAAAGGATTTCTATCTCCAGTTACTAAGGACTTTCAAGGAATTCGAAAATGAACTAGAAAGTGATGAGAAATACCGCATATCATTTCTTAAAGATGAG ATAAAAGCTTTATCAAGGTCTTACTTCATAGAAGCCAAATGGGGCATTGAAAAATATGTGCCCACACTAGAAGAACATCTAAGTAACTCACTAGTCACCGCTGCATATCGTTTGCTTATATGTGCCTCTTATGTAGGCATGGATCAGGTGGCATCAAAGGAGGTATTTGAGTGGGTTGCCAGCTTCCCCAAAATCATCAAAGCCAGCTCTATGATTGGTAGACTCATGGATGATGTAACTTCACATGAG CTTGAGCAACAAAGAGAACATGCAGCTTCAACTGTAGAATGTTATATGAAAGAGTTTGCCACAGATGAAAAAGAGGCTTATAAGAATCTTATGGAGATGGTGGAGGATGCATGGAAGGATCACAACAAAGAATGCCTCGATCCAACACAAGTACCTCGACTTTTAATTGAAAAAATAGTAAACTTTTCAAGAGTAATAGAAGAATTTTACAAGTACACTGACACATACACCGATTCCAAAACTAGAATGAAAGATAATGTCAATATATTGTTGGTTGAATCTGTTCTTATTTAA